In the Anastrepha obliqua isolate idAnaObli1 chromosome 1, idAnaObli1_1.0, whole genome shotgun sequence genome, one interval contains:
- the LOC129236899 gene encoding uncharacterized protein LOC129236899 — protein sequence MLEFDWSVSTNEDSGGDEADIPKGFESNLRISVSLALLVLVAAVSAIHIQQRYHGQDIYAEPDCSIVEDHSRMFRDISDPTHYWVCPEGQEMADYIQCPDNHAFMEKEQKCVVWEEWKWVEPYTK from the exons ATGTTAGAGTTCGACTGGAGTGTCTCAACAAATGAGGATAGTGGTGGCGATGAAGCGGACATACCGAAAGGTTTTGAGAGCAATCTAAGAA TTTCAGTTTCACTTGCTCTGCTCGTGTTGGTGGCCGCGGTAAGCGCTATCCACATTCAACAACGCTATCATGGCCAAGATATTTACGCTGAACCCGATTGCTCTATCGTAGAAGATCATTCGCGTATGTTCCGCGACATATCCGATCCAACTCACTACTGGGTGTGCCCCGAAGGGCAAGAAATGGCCGACTACATACAATGCCCCGATAATCATGCCTTCATGGAGAAAGAGCAGAAATGCGTAGTGTGGGAGGAATGGAAATGGGTTGAGCCATATACCAAATAG